The following are from one region of the Spirochaeta cellobiosiphila DSM 17781 genome:
- a CDS encoding YARHG domain-containing protein has product MKNIILMVLLFWNVIFTYSEGPLKSSDKNISISPKKNKVIHSIGSIFAITPEGHAGTEPYPEDLNLSIYYLNEFDGNIFFEDENKIRIRQYPIGDIEVLRNSLPNQYILLGVEGDSYYHFTFYPPVVPVIAYINKEHYYSDTDEKYKILIYYPSGFPDDLVSRMYTIKEMHGSKFMATVVLRENIDFLKPFYFMTGRPSDYGDDYKGSFLPRAIKDRETFPSKIMILNVKSKPFLDEDYNEDNPTPQSDFDYYRLPLDLSAYGVKGELTEDSPFKIEEILTYSKAMKKIAFVGRQYTDDEHTSYNEMLFLVPEEGGKPEKILDVASGHVIQDMLFSPEGYKLVLELDEGDLYELTFPGYHWEESYPQEVALTTGIQNKNIDEKLLYNSVKYINDDMNEESIESYLDQLYVEVCRRDIKQIETHRSILARYYLNTIYAYNGYAFSNKDWNDFYSSFAWYKPTTKTPEFTEEESRRIKMVQGIE; this is encoded by the coding sequence ATGAAAAATATTATACTAATGGTACTTCTCTTTTGGAATGTAATATTCACATATAGTGAAGGTCCTTTAAAATCATCAGATAAGAATATTTCAATAAGCCCTAAAAAAAACAAGGTAATACATTCTATAGGGTCTATATTTGCAATAACACCAGAAGGACATGCAGGTACAGAACCATATCCAGAAGATTTAAATCTCTCTATATATTATTTAAATGAATTTGATGGGAATATTTTTTTCGAAGATGAAAATAAAATCAGAATTCGTCAGTATCCTATTGGTGATATTGAAGTATTAAGAAATAGTCTCCCCAATCAATATATTTTGTTAGGTGTTGAAGGTGATTCCTATTATCATTTTACTTTCTATCCACCTGTAGTCCCTGTAATTGCATATATAAACAAAGAACATTATTATAGTGATACTGATGAAAAATATAAAATCTTAATCTATTATCCTTCTGGGTTTCCAGATGATCTAGTAAGTCGAATGTATACCATAAAAGAAATGCATGGATCTAAATTCATGGCTACTGTAGTATTAAGAGAAAACATTGATTTTCTAAAGCCATTTTATTTTATGACAGGACGTCCCTCGGATTATGGGGATGATTATAAAGGCTCATTTCTTCCAAGAGCAATAAAAGATAGAGAAACCTTCCCAAGTAAAATTATGATTCTAAATGTAAAAAGCAAACCGTTTCTCGATGAGGATTATAATGAGGACAATCCAACCCCTCAAAGTGACTTCGACTACTATCGTCTTCCCCTAGACCTAAGCGCCTACGGAGTTAAAGGTGAATTAACAGAAGATTCCCCATTCAAGATAGAAGAAATCCTGACCTACTCTAAAGCCATGAAGAAGATAGCCTTTGTTGGTAGGCAGTACACGGATGATGAACATACGAGTTACAATGAAATGCTTTTTCTCGTTCCAGAAGAAGGGGGGAAGCCTGAGAAGATCTTAGATGTTGCCTCAGGACATGTCATTCAGGATATGCTCTTTAGTCCAGAGGGGTATAAACTTGTACTGGAATTAGATGAGGGAGACCTTTATGAACTCACCTTTCCCGGGTATCATTGGGAAGAATCTTATCCTCAGGAAGTAGCACTTACTACTGGTATTCAGAATAAGAACATTGATGAAAAGTTACTCTATAACTCAGTGAAATATATAAATGATGATATGAATGAAGAGAGTATTGAATCCTACCTAGATCAACTCTATGTAGAAGTGTGTCGACGTGACATTAAACAGATAGAGACACATCGATCCATTCTGGCTCGATATTACCTTAACACAATCTACGCCTACAACGGTTATGCCTTTAGTAATAAAGATTGGAATGATTTCTATAGTAGCTTTGCTTGGTACAAGCCGACTACTAAAACACCTGAGTTTACTGAAGAAGAGAGTCGACGAATTAAAATGGTTCAAGGGATTGAGTAA